One genomic segment of bacterium includes these proteins:
- a CDS encoding segregation/condensation protein A produces MSPYKVSLSVYEGPVDLLLYFVQRDKLDVLDVPVASLADEFIKYVETMGADIQELAEFLLMAAILLRWKMRVLLRDSIEKDSETIEEPVTLSRILEEFNRYRETAGFLEVRREENLRYYPRGSEERVESPGVLSELLNSFSAMLEREKPRQPLLLSRDDWTIEEATDWLRDTLSRRPAFKFFEMMRERRSSVFDMLVLFLAVLEQTRLRRVRVTQPQPYEDFEVESIVHSVNSGRT; encoded by the coding sequence TTGAGTCCCTACAAGGTTTCTCTGTCCGTTTACGAGGGTCCTGTTGACCTCCTCCTGTACTTTGTGCAGCGCGACAAGCTGGATGTCCTGGATGTTCCGGTAGCGAGTCTTGCTGACGAATTCATAAAATACGTCGAAACAATGGGCGCTGATATCCAGGAACTTGCGGAGTTTCTCTTGATGGCTGCAATACTCTTGCGCTGGAAGATGAGGGTTCTTTTACGCGACAGCATCGAAAAGGACTCGGAAACGATTGAGGAACCCGTCACGCTGTCGCGGATTCTCGAGGAGTTCAACCGCTACAGAGAAACCGCAGGATTCCTTGAGGTTCGAAGAGAAGAGAATCTTCGCTACTATCCTAGAGGAAGCGAAGAAAGAGTTGAGTCGCCTGGGGTTCTTTCAGAACTGCTAAACTCTTTCAGCGCCATGCTGGAAAGGGAGAAACCGCGTCAGCCGCTTCTGCTGTCGCGCGACGACTGGACTATAGAAGAAGCCACAGACTGGCTTAGAGATACTCTTTCCAGGAGACCTGCATTCAAATTCTTCGAGATGATGCGGGAGCGGCGATCGAGCGTCTTCGATATGCTGGTTCTATTCCTTGCGGTACTCGAACAGACAAGGCTCCGAAGGGTGCGAGTGACTCAACCTCAACCCTATGAGGATTTTGAAGTGGAATCTATCGTGCACAGCGTCAATAGCGGGCGAACGTAA